Proteins found in one Hyla sarda isolate aHylSar1 chromosome 7, aHylSar1.hap1, whole genome shotgun sequence genomic segment:
- the LOC130282475 gene encoding uncharacterized protein LOC130282475: protein MDDVTVFCADQRSVTALVQTCEDFGRASGAKVNCGKSEAMLFGEWHLASSAPFPFTVKPDFIQILGVWFGKEGAALKSWQDRLGRINSKIGLWSSRKLTMEGKALVLRSEVLPVLQYTAQAWPSHTTVCKDITRTVFGFVWGKMDRVKRTVMYKEPRKGGKGIPDIPALLRASFACVTVQRSLVEKTGSAGRSMSRLLLMPLWRQLGWDKWDSSIPYNWNTPWFYGDVVRFVREHQLEGLKPDLWKPKTIHKLIRAKDLTELVLGLPAATAETVWNNVASKRLTNGHKDLSWMAVMGGLSLRSFMHARDL from the coding sequence atggacgacgtgaccgtcttctgcgctgaccagcgttcggtgactgcactcgtccagacctgcgaggacttcggcagagcttcgggggcaaaagtcaactgcgggaagtcggaggccatgctcttcggggagtggcacctggcttcttctgcccccttcccctttactgttaagccggacttcattcaaattcttggagtctggttcgggaaggaaggagcggcccttaagtcttggcaagaccgactaggaaggataaactcgaagatcggactgtggagctccagaaagctcacgatggaaggcaaggcacttgtcctgcggagtgaagttttgcctgtgctccaatataccgcacaggcctggccttcccataccaccgtttgcaaggacatcacccggacagtgtttggcttcgtctggggcaaaatggacagagtcaagaggaccgtgatgtacaaggagccccgcaagggtgggaagggaatacccgacatccccgctctgctgagggcctcctttgcatgtgtcacggtgcagcggtctcttgttgaaaagactggctcagcgggcaggtccatgtctcgcttgcttctcatgcccctctggagacagctgggctgggacaagtgggacagctccatcccttacaactggaacactccctggttctatggggatgttgtccggtttgtgagggagcaccagctggaaggactgaaacccgacctatggaagccgaagacaatccacaagctcatccgagctaaggacttaaCCGAGCTGGTtctgggactccccgcagccactgcagagacagtttggaacaatgtggcctcaaagcggcttaccaatggacacaaggacttgtcgtggatggccgtcatgggaggtctctctctcaggtcattcatgcatgcccgcgacctgtga